The following proteins are co-located in the bacterium genome:
- a CDS encoding fumarylacetoacetate hydrolase family protein, protein PGDVIVTGSAEGAGGLMKPPHFLKAGDVIEVEVSGIGMLTNSVVEQVLD, encoded by the coding sequence CCCGGTGATGTGATCGTCACCGGTTCTGCAGAAGGCGCAGGTGGCTTGATGAAACCACCCCACTTCCTGAAGGCCGGAGATGTGATCGAGGTCGAAGTGAGCGGCATTGGAATGTTGACCAATAGCGTGGTGGAACAGGTCCTGGATTGA